From a region of the Agromyces ramosus genome:
- the nusA gene encoding transcription termination factor NusA, with product MDIDLSVLRMMEREKEIPFDELVEIIEQAILMAYLKHTNPGQHGHANPNGARAHLDRKTGHVSVYVPELDEEGNVIGEAEDSPSDFGRIAAFAAKQVINQRLRDLADDAVLGEFRGREGDIVAGIIQQGPNPRMVHIDLGTVEAILPPEEQVPGEEYLHGQRIRVYVTSVAKGQKGPSITVSRTHPALVRKLFALEVPEIASGVVEIVSLAREAGHRTKIAVRANQPGINAKGAAIGELGQRVRAVTAELGAEKIDIVDYSDDLATFVASALSPAKVTKAFVIDEATRAVRALVPDYQLSLAIGKEGQNARLAAKLTGAKIDIQPDSVLESN from the coding sequence ATGGATATCGACCTCAGTGTGCTCCGCATGATGGAGCGCGAGAAAGAGATCCCGTTCGACGAACTGGTGGAGATCATCGAGCAGGCCATTCTGATGGCCTACCTGAAGCACACCAATCCCGGCCAGCACGGCCACGCGAACCCGAACGGGGCGCGTGCGCACCTCGATCGCAAGACCGGTCACGTGTCGGTGTACGTTCCCGAACTCGACGAAGAGGGCAACGTCATCGGCGAGGCCGAGGACAGCCCGAGTGATTTCGGCCGCATCGCCGCGTTCGCTGCGAAGCAGGTCATCAACCAGCGCCTGCGCGACCTCGCCGACGACGCGGTGCTCGGCGAGTTCCGCGGTCGCGAGGGCGACATCGTCGCGGGTATCATCCAGCAGGGCCCGAACCCGCGCATGGTGCACATCGACCTCGGCACGGTCGAGGCGATCCTGCCGCCCGAAGAGCAGGTGCCCGGTGAGGAGTACCTTCACGGCCAGCGCATCCGGGTCTACGTGACGAGCGTGGCGAAGGGGCAGAAGGGGCCGTCGATCACGGTCTCCCGCACGCACCCGGCACTCGTGCGCAAGCTGTTCGCCCTCGAGGTTCCCGAGATCGCATCCGGCGTCGTCGAGATCGTCTCCCTCGCTCGCGAGGCCGGCCACCGCACGAAGATCGCCGTGCGCGCGAACCAGCCCGGCATCAACGCGAAGGGCGCCGCGATCGGCGAGCTCGGCCAGCGCGTGCGGGCCGTCACGGCCGAACTCGGCGCCGAGAAGATCGACATCGTCGACTACTCCGACGACCTCGCGACCTTCGTGGCGAGCGCGCTGTCTCCCGCCAAGGTCACGAAGGCCTTCGTCATCGACGAGGCGACCCGTGCGGTTCGTGCCCTCGTCCCCGACTACCAGCTCTCGCTCGCGATCGGCAAGGAGGGCCAGAACGCCCGCCTCGCTGCCAAGCTCACGGGCGCGAAGATCGACATCCAGCCCGACTCGGTCCTCGAGTCGAACTGA
- a CDS encoding LysR family transcriptional regulator, which translates to MPSSSCLTPHPPSADDLLVLLAVARGGRYTAAAAELGLNHTTIARRISALEDALGGRVLARGAAGWVLTPLGEHAISAAEAVERAIEALSPEEPRLAGVVRLSATDGFSGYIAAPAIVAVRRAHPDVSLEIVAATRRAAAQRVGVDLEVVVGRPHVHRAEAVHLADYALGLYASRSFLERNGTPASTRELARGPLVYFIESMLQVDALDEARRSTRGMVDAVSSTNVYVHVDATRAGAGFGLLPAFLADPHDDLVRLFPDEIDERLPYWLVCRPEALRQPTVLAFIEALRARIAAVAGELAGVPTRS; encoded by the coding sequence ATGCCGTCTTCGTCCTGCCTGACCCCGCATCCGCCGAGCGCCGACGACCTGCTCGTGCTGCTCGCCGTCGCCCGCGGTGGCCGGTACACGGCCGCCGCCGCGGAGCTCGGCTTGAACCACACGACGATCGCCCGGCGCATCAGTGCGCTCGAGGACGCCCTCGGTGGCCGGGTGCTCGCACGCGGCGCCGCCGGCTGGGTGCTCACCCCCTTGGGCGAGCACGCCATCTCGGCAGCTGAAGCGGTCGAACGGGCGATCGAGGCGCTCTCACCCGAGGAGCCGCGGCTCGCCGGCGTCGTGCGCCTCTCGGCGACCGACGGCTTCAGCGGGTACATCGCCGCACCCGCGATCGTGGCCGTGCGTCGCGCCCACCCCGACGTGTCGCTCGAGATCGTTGCCGCCACCCGGCGAGCGGCGGCGCAGCGCGTGGGCGTCGACCTCGAGGTGGTGGTGGGCCGACCGCACGTGCACCGCGCCGAGGCGGTGCACCTCGCCGACTACGCGCTCGGCCTGTATGCGAGCCGGTCCTTCCTCGAACGGAATGGCACGCCCGCGTCGACGCGCGAGCTCGCGCGCGGTCCGCTCGTCTACTTCATCGAGTCGATGCTGCAGGTCGACGCGCTCGACGAGGCACGGCGCTCGACGCGGGGCATGGTCGACGCCGTCTCGAGCACGAACGTCTACGTGCACGTCGACGCGACGCGCGCCGGAGCGGGGTTCGGGCTGCTGCCGGCGTTCCTCGCGGATCCGCACGACGATCTCGTGCGCCTGTTCCCCGACGAGATCGACGAGCGACTCCCCTACTGGCTCGTCTGCCGGCCCGAGGCGCTCCGCCAACCGACCGTGCTCGCCTTCATCGAAGCGTTGCGTGCACGCATCGCCGCCGTCGCCGGCGAGCTCGCCGGCGTGCCGACGCGCTCGTGA
- a CDS encoding ketopantoate reductase family protein, which translates to MRIGIIGAGALGGTFAALLSRAGHEVEVTARGAGLVAIREAGIRLSGGYGDAFARVAAGERLSARPELVLVCTKAHDAAAAIEANAALIDGVPVVVVQNGLDGVTTAERLLPASSCLGVLSIIAANYTEPGVVRVTTTATSYLGRGDGPADAECVRIAAVLSDAVPVVAIPGFRGAQWTKLVVNMVNAVPTIVGRSVQDVIDDGPLRRVVAASMRETVRVGIARGVRFGALQGLGDRRLRFFARLPLVVGQVLPWLMRVRMGNVPNLGSTQQSVRRGQPTEIDYLNGAVVREASVAGLDAPINRALTALVHEVEDGGSSLPAQRVIDAVRS; encoded by the coding sequence GTGAGGATCGGGATCATCGGCGCGGGCGCGCTCGGCGGCACGTTCGCGGCGTTGCTTTCCCGGGCGGGACACGAGGTCGAGGTGACGGCCCGAGGTGCCGGCCTTGTGGCGATCCGGGAAGCCGGCATCCGCCTGAGCGGCGGCTACGGTGACGCATTCGCCCGCGTCGCGGCCGGCGAACGGCTCAGCGCACGCCCCGAACTCGTGCTCGTGTGCACCAAGGCGCACGACGCCGCGGCCGCGATCGAGGCGAATGCCGCGCTGATCGACGGCGTGCCGGTCGTCGTCGTGCAGAACGGCCTCGACGGTGTCACCACCGCCGAGCGGCTCCTGCCTGCCTCATCGTGCCTGGGCGTGCTCTCGATCATCGCCGCGAACTACACCGAACCCGGCGTGGTGCGCGTCACGACGACGGCGACGAGCTATCTGGGCCGCGGCGACGGACCCGCCGACGCCGAATGCGTGCGTATCGCCGCCGTGCTCTCCGACGCCGTGCCGGTCGTTGCCATTCCGGGTTTCCGCGGCGCCCAGTGGACGAAGCTCGTCGTCAACATGGTCAACGCCGTGCCGACCATCGTGGGCCGCAGCGTGCAAGACGTCATCGACGACGGTCCTCTGCGACGAGTGGTGGCGGCGTCGATGCGCGAGACCGTGCGGGTGGGCATCGCCCGAGGTGTGCGCTTCGGTGCGCTCCAGGGTCTCGGCGATCGCCGCCTCCGATTCTTCGCCCGCCTGCCGCTCGTCGTCGGGCAGGTGCTCCCGTGGCTCATGCGCGTGCGCATGGGCAACGTGCCGAACCTCGGCTCCACGCAGCAGAGCGTGCGCCGCGGACAGCCGACCGAGATCGACTACCTGAACGGGGCGGTCGTGCGTGAGGCATCCGTCGCCGGCCTCGACGCCCCGATCAATCGTGCGCTCACCGCGCTCGTGCACGAAGTGGAGGACGGTGGCAGCTCCCTGCCGGCGCAGCGAGTGATCGACGCCGTTCGTTCCTGA
- a CDS encoding MFS transporter produces the protein MTQTPVGEAETTAAPPTGLRRVVTASMAGTVVEWYEFFLYASAATLVFGTVFFPPSDDPLSGIIAAFLTYAVGFVARPLGGIVFGHFGDKYGRKRLLQLSIILVGVATFLMGCLPTYAQIGLVAPLLLVFLRFLQGFAIGGEWGGAVLLVAEHSPARSRGFWASWPQAAVPVGNLLATLVLFTLSATLTQEAFLSWGWRVAFWLSAVIVLIGWYIRTKITDAPIFLKVQAEREAAKAASYGVFEVLRRYPRGVITAMGLRVGENILYYIVVTFSIVYLTQVVKEGTTNTLLLLIGAHLVHFAVIPLFGRLTDRIGRRPVYAAGAILGATWGFFAFPLMSTAQPVVIWAVISIGLVFHAAMYASQPAIMAEMFPTRMRYSGVSLGYQVTSIFAGSLAPIIATALLSQYGSSVPIAIYVMIACIVTLVAVWAARETRGLDLNEVDAADRERELERLSA, from the coding sequence ATGACCCAGACCCCCGTTGGCGAGGCGGAGACGACCGCCGCGCCGCCCACCGGACTCCGACGAGTCGTCACAGCCTCGATGGCCGGCACCGTCGTCGAGTGGTACGAGTTCTTCCTCTACGCCTCGGCGGCCACGCTCGTCTTCGGCACCGTCTTCTTCCCGCCATCGGATGACCCGCTGAGCGGGATCATCGCCGCCTTCCTGACCTACGCCGTCGGCTTCGTCGCGCGCCCCCTGGGTGGCATCGTGTTCGGTCACTTCGGCGACAAGTACGGCCGCAAGCGGCTCCTGCAGCTGAGCATCATCCTGGTCGGCGTCGCCACGTTCCTCATGGGCTGCCTGCCGACGTACGCGCAGATCGGCCTCGTCGCGCCGCTGCTCCTCGTCTTCCTGCGGTTCCTCCAAGGCTTCGCCATCGGCGGCGAATGGGGCGGCGCCGTGCTCCTCGTCGCCGAGCACAGCCCGGCGCGTTCGCGCGGCTTCTGGGCGAGCTGGCCCCAGGCGGCGGTGCCGGTCGGCAACCTGCTCGCGACCCTCGTGCTCTTCACGCTGTCGGCGACCCTCACGCAGGAGGCGTTCCTCAGCTGGGGCTGGCGCGTCGCGTTCTGGCTGTCCGCGGTGATCGTGCTCATCGGCTGGTACATCCGCACCAAGATCACCGACGCCCCGATCTTCCTCAAGGTGCAGGCCGAGCGTGAAGCCGCGAAGGCGGCGTCCTACGGCGTGTTCGAGGTGCTGCGGCGGTACCCGCGCGGCGTCATCACCGCGATGGGCCTCAGGGTGGGGGAGAACATCCTCTACTACATCGTCGTCACGTTCTCGATCGTGTACCTCACGCAGGTCGTGAAGGAGGGCACGACGAACACGCTCCTCCTCCTCATCGGCGCCCACCTCGTCCACTTCGCGGTGATCCCGCTCTTCGGACGGCTCACCGACCGCATCGGCCGTCGTCCCGTCTACGCGGCCGGCGCGATCCTCGGTGCGACGTGGGGCTTCTTCGCCTTCCCGCTCATGAGCACCGCCCAGCCGGTCGTGATCTGGGCCGTGATCTCCATCGGCCTCGTCTTCCACGCCGCGATGTACGCGAGCCAGCCGGCGATCATGGCCGAGATGTTCCCGACGCGCATGCGCTACTCGGGCGTCTCGCTCGGCTACCAGGTCACGTCGATCTTCGCGGGCTCGCTCGCCCCGATCATCGCGACCGCCCTGCTCTCGCAGTACGGCTCGAGCGTGCCGATCGCGATCTACGTGATGATCGCCTGCATCGTCACGCTGGTCGCGGTCTGGGCCGCCCGCGAGACCCGCGGCCTCGACCTCAACGAGGTCGACGCGGCCGACCGTGAACGCGAGCTCGAACGACTCTCCGCCTGA
- a CDS encoding bifunctional riboflavin kinase/FAD synthetase, which translates to MKTFKGLDGIPTGFGPSAVTIGKFDGVHRGHRAVIDRIRSIAEEGELQAVVVTFDRNPLALLAPEKCPDSLVSVRQKLELLATTGVDATLLLPFDRALASVPATEFVERVLVDGLQAKAVLVGSDFRYGARGAGDVGLLIELGAKFGFTVEVVDDVRPEGERRVSSTWIRELLAEGDVAQATRLLGHTPTVSGIVVHGAARGRELGFPTANLTPESEGLIPADGVYAGWLTDAGTRYPAAISVGDNPTFQGVAKKQVEAYVLDRELDLYDHVVDVEFVERIRGMVAFTNIPDLIATIRDDVDRIRVILSA; encoded by the coding sequence GTGAAGACGTTCAAGGGACTCGACGGCATCCCAACGGGGTTCGGGCCCTCGGCCGTGACCATCGGCAAGTTCGACGGCGTGCACCGGGGGCACCGCGCGGTCATCGACCGCATCCGCTCGATCGCCGAGGAGGGCGAGCTGCAGGCCGTCGTCGTCACGTTCGACCGCAATCCGCTCGCGCTGCTCGCACCCGAGAAGTGTCCCGACTCGCTCGTGAGCGTGCGGCAGAAGCTCGAGCTGCTCGCCACGACCGGCGTCGATGCGACGCTGCTCCTGCCGTTCGACCGCGCGCTCGCCTCGGTGCCGGCGACCGAGTTCGTCGAGCGGGTGCTCGTCGACGGGTTGCAGGCGAAGGCCGTGCTCGTCGGCAGTGACTTCCGGTACGGGGCGCGGGGTGCGGGCGATGTCGGCCTGCTCATCGAGCTCGGGGCGAAGTTCGGCTTCACCGTCGAGGTCGTCGACGACGTTCGGCCCGAGGGCGAACGGCGGGTCTCGTCGACGTGGATCCGCGAACTCCTCGCCGAAGGCGATGTCGCGCAGGCGACCCGGCTGCTCGGACACACGCCGACCGTCTCGGGCATCGTCGTGCACGGTGCCGCCCGCGGCCGCGAGCTCGGCTTCCCGACGGCGAACCTGACGCCCGAGTCCGAGGGGCTCATCCCGGCCGACGGCGTGTACGCGGGCTGGCTCACCGACGCCGGCACGAGGTACCCGGCGGCGATCTCCGTCGGCGACAACCCCACGTTCCAGGGCGTGGCGAAGAAGCAGGTCGAGGCCTACGTGCTCGATCGTGAGCTCGACCTCTACGACCACGTGGTCGATGTCGAGTTCGTCGAACGCATCCGCGGCATGGTCGCGTTCACGAACATCCCCGACCTCATCGCGACGATCCGCGATGACGTCGACCGCATCCGGGTCATCCTCTCCGCCTAG
- a CDS encoding YlxR family protein → MEPVRTCIGCRSRAPRSSLLRVVSQNSHVVADASAVLPGRGAWLHPTLECYRLAVRRRAFGRALRIRGEVDTSNVENRLNG, encoded by the coding sequence ATGGAACCCGTCAGAACGTGCATCGGATGCCGTTCGCGCGCCCCACGCTCCTCACTTCTGAGGGTCGTCTCCCAGAATTCCCACGTCGTCGCAGATGCTTCGGCCGTGCTTCCGGGCAGGGGTGCGTGGTTGCATCCGACGCTCGAGTGCTACCGGCTCGCCGTGCGGCGACGCGCCTTCGGACGCGCACTCCGCATCCGTGGCGAGGTGGACACCAGCAACGTAGAGAACAGGCTGAACGGCTAA
- the rbfA gene encoding 30S ribosome-binding factor RbfA, protein MADPARARKMADRIKEIVAKRLDKGLRDPRLGFVTITDVRVTGDLQHASIFYTVYGTDEEREDSAKALKAATGMLRSEVGRNITARLTPSLEFIADAIPENAQHIGALLQEARTRDAQTAALASTAEYAGEADPYVKPREFDELDEFDDEPPATPATAPVGEPEASDDDLDLDEAAPGDAR, encoded by the coding sequence ATGGCTGATCCGGCACGGGCCAGGAAGATGGCCGACCGCATCAAGGAGATCGTCGCCAAGCGGCTCGACAAGGGGCTGCGCGACCCGAGGCTCGGGTTCGTGACGATCACCGACGTGCGCGTCACGGGCGACCTGCAGCACGCGAGCATCTTCTACACGGTGTACGGCACCGATGAGGAGCGCGAGGACTCGGCCAAGGCCCTGAAGGCGGCGACCGGGATGCTCCGCAGCGAGGTCGGCCGCAACATCACGGCTCGACTCACCCCGTCGCTCGAGTTCATCGCCGACGCGATCCCCGAGAACGCCCAGCACATCGGTGCGCTCCTCCAGGAAGCGCGAACGCGCGACGCCCAGACCGCGGCGCTCGCGTCGACGGCTGAGTATGCGGGCGAGGCCGATCCGTACGTGAAGCCGCGCGAGTTCGATGAGCTCGACGAGTTCGACGACGAGCCGCCGGCGACGCCGGCCACGGCGCCGGTCGGCGAACCCGAGGCATCCGACGACGACCTCGATCTCGACGAAGCAGCACCCGGCGACGCACGCTGA
- the truB gene encoding tRNA pseudouridine(55) synthase TruB, which translates to MNSGILLVDKPQGITSHDVVSRMRRLAGTRKIGHAGTLDPMATGLLVLGVNGATRLLHYLVGLDKEYLATVRIGWATTTDDAEGDALAAAPSDVVAAVTEPAILAAMAPLTGEIEQVPSAVSAVKVAGKRAYQRVRDGETVELAARRVTVSAFELLALRPGDGWLDLDVRVDCSSGTYVRALARDLGIALGTGGHLTALRRTRIGRFDVAEASALEGFDVAASLISPADAARRAMPVIDVTAQEAVDLGHGKRVDARETPEPAASVARADAAIAAIAPDDRLVAIVERRGAQLKVIAGFASDEADA; encoded by the coding sequence GTGAACAGCGGCATCCTCCTCGTCGACAAGCCGCAGGGAATCACGAGCCACGACGTCGTCTCCCGCATGCGCCGACTCGCCGGCACTCGCAAGATCGGTCACGCCGGCACGCTTGATCCGATGGCGACGGGTCTCCTCGTGCTCGGCGTGAACGGTGCGACCCGGTTGCTCCACTACCTCGTCGGACTCGACAAGGAGTACCTCGCGACCGTGCGCATCGGCTGGGCCACGACGACCGACGACGCCGAGGGCGACGCGTTGGCCGCAGCACCGTCCGATGTGGTCGCCGCCGTGACCGAGCCTGCGATCCTGGCCGCGATGGCGCCGCTCACGGGCGAGATCGAACAGGTGCCGAGTGCGGTGAGCGCGGTGAAGGTCGCGGGCAAGCGCGCCTACCAGCGGGTTCGCGACGGCGAGACCGTCGAGCTCGCGGCTCGCCGGGTCACGGTGTCGGCGTTCGAGCTCCTCGCGTTGCGTCCGGGCGACGGATGGCTCGACCTCGACGTGCGGGTCGACTGCTCCTCCGGCACCTACGTGCGCGCGCTCGCGCGCGACCTCGGCATCGCGCTCGGTACCGGCGGGCACCTCACGGCGCTTCGGCGCACCCGCATCGGACGGTTCGACGTCGCCGAGGCATCCGCCCTCGAGGGATTCGACGTCGCGGCGTCGCTCATCAGTCCTGCGGATGCTGCGCGGCGGGCGATGCCCGTCATCGACGTGACCGCACAGGAGGCCGTCGACCTCGGGCACGGCAAACGCGTCGATGCCCGCGAGACACCCGAGCCCGCGGCATCCGTTGCCCGCGCCGATGCGGCCATCGCCGCGATCGCCCCCGATGACCGGCTCGTGGCCATCGTCGAGCGTCGTGGCGCGCAGTTGAAGGTCATCGCCGGCTTCGCGAGTGACGAGGCCGACGCGTGA
- a CDS encoding A/G-specific adenine glycosylase, with the protein MPRADAQTIAASLVAWFADAARPLPWRAADVSPWAVLVSEFMLQQTQVARVVPRWEAWIRRWPTPSALAAEPPSEAVRAWDRLGYPRRALWLHRAAVEIVERHGGEVPADLDALLALQGVGPYTARAVAAFAFGARHPVVDTNTRRVIARAVAGQGEPGPPSTARDLGAMAALLPHDDVEARAFNAAAMELGATVCTARTPQCDDCPIAGACAWRAAGYPPYDGARKATQARFEGSDRQVRGLVMRELRGAHRPVMRAELAALWADAAQLDRAVAGLVADGLAVSDGEGFHLPEA; encoded by the coding sequence ATGCCCCGCGCCGACGCCCAGACGATCGCCGCCAGCCTCGTCGCCTGGTTCGCGGATGCCGCGCGGCCGCTCCCCTGGCGAGCCGCCGATGTGTCGCCGTGGGCCGTGCTCGTGAGCGAGTTCATGCTCCAGCAGACGCAGGTCGCCCGCGTGGTCCCGCGTTGGGAGGCGTGGATCCGCCGCTGGCCCACGCCGTCCGCGCTCGCCGCCGAGCCGCCGTCGGAGGCGGTGCGGGCGTGGGACCGGCTCGGGTACCCCCGGCGTGCGCTGTGGCTGCACCGGGCCGCGGTCGAGATCGTCGAGCGGCACGGCGGCGAGGTCCCTGCCGATCTCGACGCGCTGCTCGCGCTGCAGGGCGTCGGCCCGTACACCGCCCGGGCGGTGGCCGCCTTCGCGTTCGGCGCGCGGCATCCGGTGGTCGACACCAACACGCGGCGGGTCATCGCCCGCGCGGTCGCCGGTCAGGGTGAGCCGGGCCCGCCCTCGACGGCCCGCGACCTCGGCGCGATGGCCGCCCTGCTCCCCCACGACGACGTCGAGGCTCGCGCGTTCAACGCCGCGGCGATGGAACTCGGGGCGACGGTGTGCACGGCGCGCACGCCGCAGTGCGACGACTGCCCGATCGCCGGAGCGTGCGCCTGGCGTGCCGCCGGCTACCCGCCGTACGACGGTGCCCGCAAGGCGACGCAGGCGCGCTTCGAGGGATCGGACCGACAGGTTCGCGGGCTCGTCATGCGGGAGCTGCGCGGGGCGCATCGACCCGTGATGAGGGCTGAGCTCGCTGCGCTCTGGGCGGATGCCGCACAACTCGACCGCGCCGTCGCCGGCCTCGTCGCCGACGGGCTCGCGGTCTCCGACGGCGAGGGCTTCCACCTCCCCGAGGCGTGA
- the infB gene encoding translation initiation factor IF-2 — translation MAAKPRVHEIASELGVDSKIALEKLKEMGEYVKGPSSSIEPPVARRLKAALEAAGAAASAAPAAAATAAPAAAAKPGMKPGPKPAPKRAPEPEAPAPAEASEAAPVAEVPLTVAERQAQAEEKAAQAAAEKSTDAPAAASAETDVVKPTGAPKPAGSAPRPGAPRPGAGGTPRPGNNPFSSSQGMGSRPAQPRPGNNPFTSAQGMGQRPSPGNIPRPQAPRPGSPRPGAPRPAGAGGRPGGGFQRPGGAGAGAGARPGGAGGGFQRPGGGAPGGGFGGPRPAGGGGRGRGPGGGTAGAFGRGGGKSKARKSKRTKRQEFEMREAPSLGGVSVPRGDGNTVIRLRRGASISDFADKIDANPGSLVTVLFHLGEMATATESLDEATFQVLGEELGYKIQVVSPEDEDRELLEGFDIDLDQELEDETDEELEQRPPVVTVMGHVDHGKTRLLDAIRNANVVAGEAGGITQHIGAYQVHTEHEGRERAITFIDTPGHEAFTAMRARGAQVTDIAILVVAADDGIMPQTVEALNHAQSANVPIVVAVNKIDKPDANPAKVRQQLTEFGLVAEEYGGDVMFVDVSARENIGIQDLLDAVLLTADAGLDLRANPNKDARGVAIEAKLDKGRGAVATVLIQSGTLRVGDAIVAGTAYGRVRAMADENGDAVPEATPARPVQVQGLSSVPRAGDTFLVTEDDRTARQIAEKREAAQRNAQLAKARKRISLEDFTRALEEGKVEALNLIIKGDVSGAVEALEESLMKIEVDDSVQLRILHRGVGAVTESDIDLATIDNAIVIGFNVRPDVKARERAAREGVDVRFYSVIYNAIDDIENSLKGMLKPEFEEVQSGVAEIREVFRSSKFGNIAGVIVRSGTITRNAKARVIRDGVVVGDNLAIESLRRFKDDVTEVRTDFEAGIGLGKFNDIQLGDEIETIEMREKPRV, via the coding sequence GTGGCTGCCAAACCACGCGTACACGAGATCGCATCAGAACTCGGTGTCGACAGCAAGATCGCCCTTGAGAAGCTCAAGGAGATGGGCGAGTACGTCAAGGGACCCTCGTCGTCCATCGAACCACCCGTCGCCCGCCGGCTGAAGGCCGCGCTCGAGGCCGCTGGTGCGGCCGCGTCCGCCGCGCCCGCCGCCGCGGCCACCGCTGCGCCCGCCGCAGCCGCCAAGCCGGGCATGAAGCCCGGCCCCAAGCCGGCCCCGAAGCGCGCTCCCGAGCCCGAGGCTCCCGCGCCCGCTGAGGCTTCCGAAGCGGCACCCGTCGCCGAAGTTCCGCTGACGGTGGCCGAGCGCCAGGCGCAGGCTGAGGAGAAGGCGGCCCAGGCCGCAGCCGAGAAGTCGACGGATGCCCCCGCGGCAGCCTCGGCCGAGACCGACGTCGTGAAGCCCACGGGTGCTCCGAAGCCCGCCGGTTCCGCCCCGCGTCCCGGCGCTCCGCGCCCTGGCGCGGGAGGCACGCCGCGCCCCGGCAACAACCCGTTCTCGAGCTCGCAGGGCATGGGCTCGCGCCCGGCCCAGCCGCGCCCGGGCAACAACCCCTTCACCAGCGCACAGGGCATGGGCCAGCGCCCGAGCCCCGGCAACATCCCGCGCCCGCAGGCCCCGCGTCCCGGTTCGCCGCGCCCCGGCGCTCCGCGTCCGGCCGGTGCAGGCGGTCGCCCCGGCGGCGGCTTCCAGCGTCCCGGTGGCGCAGGCGCCGGTGCAGGAGCTCGTCCCGGCGGTGCCGGTGGCGGATTCCAGCGCCCGGGCGGCGGTGCACCCGGTGGCGGCTTCGGCGGCCCGCGTCCCGCTGGTGGCGGCGGCCGTGGCCGTGGCCCCGGCGGCGGCACGGCCGGCGCGTTCGGTCGTGGTGGCGGCAAGAGCAAGGCCCGCAAGTCGAAGCGCACGAAGCGGCAAGAGTTCGAGATGCGGGAGGCCCCGTCGCTCGGCGGTGTGAGCGTTCCCCGTGGCGACGGCAACACCGTCATCCGACTCCGCCGCGGCGCCTCGATCTCCGACTTCGCCGACAAGATCGACGCGAACCCCGGTTCGCTCGTGACGGTGCTGTTCCACCTCGGTGAGATGGCGACGGCGACCGAGTCGCTCGACGAGGCCACCTTCCAGGTGCTCGGCGAAGAGCTCGGCTACAAGATCCAGGTCGTCTCGCCCGAAGACGAAGACCGCGAGCTCCTCGAGGGCTTCGACATCGACCTCGACCAGGAACTCGAGGACGAGACCGACGAGGAACTCGAGCAGCGACCCCCGGTGGTCACCGTCATGGGTCACGTCGATCACGGTAAGACCCGACTCCTCGACGCGATCCGCAACGCGAACGTCGTCGCGGGCGAGGCCGGCGGCATCACGCAGCACATCGGTGCGTACCAGGTGCACACCGAGCACGAGGGCCGCGAGCGCGCGATCACCTTCATCGACACCCCGGGTCACGAGGCGTTCACCGCCATGCGTGCACGTGGTGCGCAGGTGACCGACATCGCGATCCTGGTCGTCGCGGCCGACGACGGCATCATGCCGCAGACGGTCGAGGCGCTGAACCACGCACAGTCGGCCAACGTGCCGATCGTCGTCGCGGTCAACAAGATCGACAAGCCCGACGCCAATCCCGCCAAGGTGCGCCAGCAGCTCACCGAGTTCGGCCTCGTCGCCGAGGAGTACGGCGGCGACGTCATGTTCGTCGACGTGTCGGCTCGCGAGAACATCGGCATCCAGGACCTGCTCGACGCAGTGCTCCTCACCGCCGACGCCGGTCTCGACCTGCGTGCGAATCCCAACAAGGATGCGCGAGGAGTCGCCATCGAGGCGAAGCTCGACAAGGGTCGCGGTGCGGTTGCGACCGTGCTCATCCAGTCGGGAACGCTGCGCGTCGGCGACGCGATCGTCGCGGGCACGGCCTACGGCCGAGTGCGTGCGATGGCCGACGAGAACGGCGACGCCGTGCCCGAGGCCACGCCGGCACGTCCGGTGCAGGTCCAGGGCCTGTCGAGCGTTCCGCGCGCCGGCGACACCTTCCTCGTCACCGAAGACGACCGCACTGCGCGTCAGATCGCCGAGAAGCGTGAAGCAGCCCAGCGCAACGCCCAGCTCGCGAAGGCGCGCAAGCGCATCTCGCTCGAGGACTTCACCCGTGCTCTCGAAGAGGGCAAGGTCGAAGCGCTCAACCTCATCATCAAGGGTGACGTGTCGGGTGCCGTCGAGGCGCTCGAGGAGTCGCTCATGAAGATCGAGGTCGACGACAGCGTGCAGCTGCGCATCCTCCACCGCGGTGTGGGCGCCGTCACCGAGAGCGACATCGACCTCGCGACGATCGACAACGCGATCGTCATCGGGTTCAACGTCCGCCCCGACGTGAAGGCGCGTGAGCGTGCCGCCCGTGAGGGTGTCGACGTGCGCTTCTACTCGGTCATCTACAACGCGATCGACGACATCGAGAACTCGCTCAAGGGCATGCTCAAGCCCGAGTTCGAAGAGGTGCAGTCGGGTGTCGCCGAGATCCGCGAGGTGTTCCGCTCCTCGAAGTTCGGCAACATCGCCGGTGTCATCGTGCGGTCGGGAACGATCACGCGAAACGCCAAGGCGCGCGTCATCCGCGATGGCGTCGTCGTCGGCGACAACCTCGCGATCGAGTCGCTGCGTCGCTTCAAGGACGACGTCACCGAGGTTCGTACGGACTTCGAGGCCGGCATCGGCCTCGGCAAGTTCAACGACATCCAGCTCGGCGATGAGATCGAGACGATCGAAATGCGCGAGAAGCCGCGGGTCTGA